The genome window GTGGTGCCGGTGGCGCGCTGCGCCATGTCACGGATGGAAGCGACGCCCGTGCGGACGCGCTCGCGGCCCTGTTCGTACGTGTCGCGAGCCTGATCCGCAAGGTCATTGGCCCGTTCGCGGATATTGCTGCGGGTTTCCTCGCCACTCATGGGCGCGAACAGGACACCCAAACCGATGCCGATCCCTAGTCCGACAAGAAAGCTGCGCATGAACCCCTCCTGGAAATCGCCGAGCATTCGCTCAACGTCTGGAAAGATGCCGCGGGCGACGCAGGGTTTGCCGCACCGATCGTGGTGCAGCTGGCAAAGCCCTATTTTCTCGGGTTGGTGAGCCGATCCTGCGCCAGGCGGCCGATGGGCCCGTTGGGGTCCTCGGTCTTGATCTGCTGGTAAACCTTGGCAGCTTCGGC of Terriglobales bacterium contains these proteins:
- a CDS encoding YtxH domain-containing protein, producing the protein MLGDFQEGFMRSFLVGLGIGIGLGVLFAPMSGEETRSNIRERANDLADQARDTYEQGRERVRTGVASIRDMAQRATGTTGAPAFTGEAGENNV